The genomic window ACTCCATCTCACTCAGCACGCCCTCCCATCCCTGGACAGGTATGCGTCTCTGGAGACAGACCAGATTTACGTAAAGTCGCCTATCAACTTATGCGTGACGGCAATGCCGAGTTGATTCATAACGTGCTAAGGCTGCGATGGAGCACAAATTCGTCACATCATCGAGCGCGATGAGGATGAACCGCCGTTCGTTTGATCAGATCGGTTGCTTCGACCCCTAGCGCCTCCGCGATTCGGCCGAGCACGGTTACGCTGGCCGACACATCGGCGCGTTCAATTGCGCCGACGTAACGGACACTTAGCCCGGCACCATCGGCCAACTCTTCCTGCGTCATCTCCTTCTTATGGCGTATCCGACGCAAATTGATCGCCATGACCTCCTTGAGATCCATGGCGACATGGGAACTCGCATCGGAACGATCGTTCCAGGAACGATCGTTCCGATTCGTACCGAGCCGTGCTATTCATATCGTCTGGCTTGGGCCTGGTTTGCCGCTTCCGGGGAGCGCCGCGATGCGATTTGCGCATCACGGCACAAATCGCGTACGACGATTTCCCGGCTTGCAAAGTTCCGGGGCTTAGATGAGTTCTAATCGCTGCATCCATGCTGAGGGGCAATTGCAATGAACGAGGCGCCATTCCAGGACAGCCCGCCAATAACTGATCGCGTCAACGCCTACGACGAGAAACATCTTGCGATCTACGTTAGGTTGTTAATTGCCGAGGAGGAGGGCGCCGACTGGCGTGAGGTGGTCAGCGTGATCTTCGGCCTCGACCCCGCACGCGAACCGGATCGTGCCAAAATCGTCCACGACAGCCATCTCGCCCGTGCGCGGTGGATGTCGGAAGCCGGATATCGGGACCTTTTGCTGCCGCGAATGCAGTGAATTTGCGTCCGATCACACAAATTGCGGCCTCGCGTGATGCAACCTAAGGGTCTAGTTTCTTGTAGCGTCTTTCTGGCTTCGTGGTGCGGGGCACAGAACGAAAGACGAGAAGACCATGCCGACCCAGTATTGGCGGGCGCCCGAGACCATTGAACGCCTGAATCGCCTTGAGCGTCCGGGTTTTGCCCTTGAGTTTCTGCGGCGCAATGCCGACTATCGCCGCGATTTCGTCCGTGCTGAACGCCAGATCGCGCGCGAGGGCGCTGATCCCGAAACCATCCGAACGAGTTTCGCACGTCGATGGAGGTTGCGGTGTCGCCCATGACCCCGCCTCTCCGGTTGGGCCCGAACCAGCCATTTGGCTGCCCGAGGCTTCACCGGGAACACTGATCCTCCAGTCCGCGCCGCCGGAGTTTGAGACCGTTCATCCGATTGATCGCAAGTCTTTCGGACTGGCGACCGTTGAGCAGACGGATGCTGACGGTCGCGAGCTGGTTGTCTCCGACGGCTCGGGCGAGCTCCATGTCCGGTTGCGCGACGAGCAGGCCATGCGCCGCCCCTCCGTGCTTGTGCCGCTCGACAGCATGGGCGAACTGCGCGCCGACGTGGCGCTGCACTTGGCCCGCCGCCTTGCTGGCCAGCGCACTGGTCTTCTGCCGGCGGCGCTGCGGCTGACGTCGTTTCAGAAACGTCGACTGATACAGCTCCTGCACGCCTTCGACGTCTACGACCTGGGCGGCGGCCCGCGAGACGTGGCGGCGAAGGTCCTGGCCTCCGATCACGCGCACCGTCGTTCGGTCGAGTGGAAGGATTCGCACGCCCGCCGTAAGGCGAACCGCCTCATTCATGACTCGATCGCTCTGGTCGAGCGCGGTTATCTGAAACTTCTACGCGGCCTGTGATCGGCCCAATCCCTCAAAAGCCATCGCCCCGATGACTTAACCCGCGCCCGCTGGTAGCGCCTGGCTTCGCCTGGTTGCGATGATGGGGGGACACAAACGTACGTCAATTTTCGTCCACCCCCAACGCCTGAACTCTCCGCCACTCTGGCCCCGACATGCCGCGATTTAGCCGCGGCGCTTCGAGGCAAGACGGAGAACTCCCATGCTCGACAGGGCCGCGCAACTCGCCATCCGCTACGTGCGCACCCCCGAGGCCGCGCGCCTCCTCGGCATCTCGCCGCGCACGCTGGAGAAGTACCGCTGCCATGGCAATGGCCCGACCTTTCGCAAGCTCGGCGGCCGCGTCGTCTACGCCATCGGCGATCTCGAAGCCTGGGCCGATCAGGCCGCCTGCAATTCAACGTCGGATCCTCGCTATCTCGAGGCCCGCGCTGCCGGCAACGCGCATCGCTGAGGCATCCCGCCCATGTCGTCGCGCCGCCTCATCACGCCCAGCGAGCGAAGCAAGCTCGACCCGTTCGTTGTCGCCACTGGCGACGCCAGTCCGCGCGATCAGCGCGACCTGATGGAGCGGCCGTTCTTTTCGCTCGCCAAGGCCAAGCGGACGAGGCCGATCCACTACCAGGCTGGCGACGTGTGTGTCGAAGTCTATGCAGTTCCTGAGCACGGTATGGCGACCATTTGGGATGCCGACGTGCTGATTTGGGCGGCGAGCCAGATTGTCGAGGCCGAGAACCTTGGCCTGAAGACTTCGCGTTTCCTGCGCTTCACACCCTACCAGCTTCTGACCGCAGTTGGTCGGCAGACCGGAGCCCGTGACTACAAGCTCTTGAAGGGAGGACTGGCCCGCCTGCAGGCGACCGTCATCCGCACCAGCATCCGGCAGGGCGAGCATTGGCGGCGCCACCAGTTCTCCTGGATCAACGAATGGGAGGAATGCGCGCGGCGCGACGGCCGCGTGGAAGGCATGGAATTCGTTCTCCCCGACTGGTTCTATCGCGGCGTCATCGATCGCTCGCTCGTTCTCACGATTGATCCGGCCTATTTCAGCCTGACCGGCGGGATCGAGCGCTGGCTGTACCGCGTCGCGCGCAAGCACGCTGGTCGCCAGCCGAGAGGATGGCTGTTTGAGGTCGCGCACCTCCATGCGAAGTCGGGCAGTCTGGTGCGTGTCTCTGATTTTGCGCTGCAGATCCGGCGCATCGCTGCGCGTCAGCCGCTTCCCGGCTATCAGTTGCGCATCGAGCGTGAAGCACGCCGCGAATTGCTGCGCATTGTTCCGGCCAAACTATCCACTCCCCCTGTGGACGGCGCTGTGGAAGCACTCGGGACTTCGCACGCAAACCATGTCGGGATTCCGCACGCAGCCCTATCGGGACTTCGCACGCGTGAACCGCAACCAACGCTTTGGCCGGAAACCGCGATTCCCGGCCTTAACTTAGAGTCTAACTTAGAATCTAACTGTTGTAGTGGGCCGGTACGTCCTGGGGATAATGCCGAGCCCGACGACACTGAACCGCCAACCGAGCACCCAAGCAAACCATCTCTGCCGCTTTCAGGTCGCAAGACGGGAGGCAAGCGATGATCGTCGCCGTACTCAACCAGAAAGGCGGTGTCGGCAAGACCACGCTCGCGCTGCACCTCGCCGGTGAATGGGCGCTCCGCGGAAAGCGTGTAACGCCGCTCGATGCCGATCCCCAAGGCTCGGCATTGGACTGGTCGCGGCAGCGGGCGCGGGAGAACGTCTCGCCGCTGTTCGGCGTCGTTGGCTTCGCCCGGGATACACTCCATCGCGAAGCGCCGGAGATCGCGCGCACTGCCGATCATGTCGTCATTGACGGGCCGCCGCGCATCGCCGGATTGATACGATCGGCACTACTGGCGGCTGACCTGGTGCTGATTCCCGTGCAGCCGTCGCCATTCGACGGCTGGGCGTCGGCCGAGATGCTGGCGCTGCTGCGCGAGGCTCGCATCTACCGTCCGCAGCTCGCCGCCCGCTTCGTGCTCAATCGCTGCGACACGCGCACGGGCATCGCCCGCGCGACAGCGGAGACACTCGCCGATCACGATCCGTCAGTGCTCGCCAGCACCATCGGGCAGCGTGTCGTCTTCGCCGACGCCGCACAGTCGGGTCGGCTCGTCTTCGAGCTTGCCGAGCAGAGCACGGCCTCCGGCGAGATCACCGCGCTCGCGGCTGAAGTTGCGAGGCTCGCGCCATGAGCGGGCGCTCCACCAAGCGCGGCTTCGCGTCGCGACCTGGCGATGCCGAAAGCTGGATCAAGTCCAGCGACGCGTCGCGGCGTCGCATCGATAACACAGCGGCATTGACCGCGCGCCTGACAATCGACGTCACGCCGGCACTGCGCGGCCGCATCAAGGTCGTCGCGTTCCAGCGCGGCGTCACCGTCGCCGACATGCTGCGCGAATTGCTGGCGCGAGAATTCCCACTGATACCGGAGATCCGTCATGAACGACAATGAGGCGTTGCCGCCACGTGCCGTGCCGCCCTCGCATCGACGGAGCGTTGCGCTCACCCATGTCGAACTGACCTGGATCGAGAAGCGGATCGAGCATTGGCTGCGCTTCGGTCATCGGGCCGAGGAGAAGATTCTCGATCGCCGCCGCAGCCTTTCAAGTTTTTCGCCCGGAAGTATTTTCGGCTTCGTTCGCTGGGCATCGAACGACTATGGCACCGTGGTATCGCGCATGGACATCGTGCGCGCCGTGGAGCCCGGCCAGCGCTACCAGACGCTGCCATTCGTTCGGCCCGGCGGTGAAATCCTGCTGCGTGTCGATAGCTGGCCGAAGGTCGAGCGCGTGTTGCAGGCCGTCGACGCCATTGAGGCGCTCTCCATCGATCCGGCTGACGCTGCGCCGGAATACTGGCGGCATCTCCACAACCGTCTCGCTGCCGACCATGTGCCGCGCGCCTACACGCGCGAGCAGCATGTGGCCTGGCTCAAGCGTCGGAGCGTCACGCCATGACCCGCTTCGGCTATCTCATATTGATCTACATTGCGGCGCTGGTCGCCGGCACCTTGGCGTTCCTTCATCCCGCGCCGCGGCTGATCTGGAACGCCACCGCGAGCGCGCCGATAGGGCTCTACGTGCTACATCCGCTCGGAGAGCTGCGCGACTTGGAACTGGTCGAGGTACGGCTGCCGGAGCCGATCGCGAGCTTCCTTGCCGATGGCGGCTTTCTTCCCAAAGGTGTGCCGCTGTTGAAGCACGTGATGGCGCTGCCCGGGCAGACTGTTTGCCGGTCAGGCGACACCGTTTCCGTCGATCATGTCGATGTCGGCACCGCACATGATCGGGACCATCGCGGCCGTCCGCTGCCACGTTGGAGCGGTTGCCATACCCTCGAGCCGGGCGAGGTCTTCCTCATGAACCCGACCGTCCCGGACAGCCTCGACGGCCGCTATTTCGGCGCGCTGCCCGTCACGTCGATCGTCGCGCGCGCGGTCCCGCTTTGGACGGACGAAGCCGCCGACGGCCGCTTCGTCTGGCGTGCCGCCACCCATTGACCCGCTTCCAACCCAGCAACCCAGGAGCTTTCCCATGGCACAAATCGGCCAGTTCACCCGCGATAAGTCCGGCTTCACCGGACGCGTTGAGACGCTGTTCTTCGAGCGGATTCTCACCCTCGTCCCGGCCGAATCCTCAGATGCCGAGAACGCGCCGGACTACCGTATCCGCCTCGGCGATGCCGACGGCCCGGAGATCGGGGCAGGCTGGAAGCGTACCGGCGAAAAGGCCGGCGATTACGTTTCGCTGATCATCGACGACCCGGCGCTGCCGCGGCCGATCCGCGCCAATCTCTTCCAGTCGGGCGACGACAAAGCGGCCTGGACGCTGAACTGGAATCGTCTGCCCCAACGCGCCGAGCGGGACTGACTGAATGCAGGATCCTGTCGCGCGTGCCGGCAACCAGGTGCACCAACGGTCCACCCCCCTGTTCGGGGAAAAGCCGTCTCATAACTCGGGTCCAGGCAACCGTCGGGCGGCCGCCACGCACAGCGGTGGTCAAA from Bradyrhizobium zhanjiangense includes these protein-coding regions:
- a CDS encoding helix-turn-helix domain-containing protein, whose protein sequence is MDLKEVMAINLRRIRHKKEMTQEELADGAGLSVRYVGAIERADVSASVTVLGRIAEALGVEATDLIKRTAVHPHRAR
- a CDS encoding DUF2285 domain-containing protein, with protein sequence MNEAPFQDSPPITDRVNAYDEKHLAIYVRLLIAEEEGADWREVVSVIFGLDPAREPDRAKIVHDSHLARARWMSEAGYRDLLLPRMQ
- a CDS encoding transcriptional regulator domain-containing protein, whose protein sequence is MPTQYWRAPETIERLNRLERPGFALEFLRRNADYRRDFVRAERQIAREGADPETIRTSFARRWRLRCRP
- a CDS encoding DUF2285 domain-containing protein, translating into MLNARSRARALIPKPSERVSHVDGGCGVAHDPASPVGPEPAIWLPEASPGTLILQSAPPEFETVHPIDRKSFGLATVEQTDADGRELVVSDGSGELHVRLRDEQAMRRPSVLVPLDSMGELRADVALHLARRLAGQRTGLLPAALRLTSFQKRRLIQLLHAFDVYDLGGGPRDVAAKVLASDHAHRRSVEWKDSHARRKANRLIHDSIALVERGYLKLLRGL
- a CDS encoding helix-turn-helix transcriptional regulator gives rise to the protein MLDRAAQLAIRYVRTPEAARLLGISPRTLEKYRCHGNGPTFRKLGGRVVYAIGDLEAWADQAACNSTSDPRYLEARAAGNAHR
- a CDS encoding replication initiator protein A, which codes for MSSRRLITPSERSKLDPFVVATGDASPRDQRDLMERPFFSLAKAKRTRPIHYQAGDVCVEVYAVPEHGMATIWDADVLIWAASQIVEAENLGLKTSRFLRFTPYQLLTAVGRQTGARDYKLLKGGLARLQATVIRTSIRQGEHWRRHQFSWINEWEECARRDGRVEGMEFVLPDWFYRGVIDRSLVLTIDPAYFSLTGGIERWLYRVARKHAGRQPRGWLFEVAHLHAKSGSLVRVSDFALQIRRIAARQPLPGYQLRIEREARRELLRIVPAKLSTPPVDGAVEALGTSHANHVGIPHAALSGLRTREPQPTLWPETAIPGLNLESNLESNCCSGPVRPGDNAEPDDTEPPTEHPSKPSLPLSGRKTGGKR
- the parA gene encoding ParA family partition ATPase — protein: MIVAVLNQKGGVGKTTLALHLAGEWALRGKRVTPLDADPQGSALDWSRQRARENVSPLFGVVGFARDTLHREAPEIARTADHVVIDGPPRIAGLIRSALLAADLVLIPVQPSPFDGWASAEMLALLREARIYRPQLAARFVLNRCDTRTGIARATAETLADHDPSVLASTIGQRVVFADAAQSGRLVFELAEQSTASGEITALAAEVARLAP
- a CDS encoding DUF2840 domain-containing protein, whose protein sequence is MNDNEALPPRAVPPSHRRSVALTHVELTWIEKRIEHWLRFGHRAEEKILDRRRSLSSFSPGSIFGFVRWASNDYGTVVSRMDIVRAVEPGQRYQTLPFVRPGGEILLRVDSWPKVERVLQAVDAIEALSIDPADAAPEYWRHLHNRLAADHVPRAYTREQHVAWLKRRSVTP
- a CDS encoding S26 family signal peptidase gives rise to the protein MTRFGYLILIYIAALVAGTLAFLHPAPRLIWNATASAPIGLYVLHPLGELRDLELVEVRLPEPIASFLADGGFLPKGVPLLKHVMALPGQTVCRSGDTVSVDHVDVGTAHDRDHRGRPLPRWSGCHTLEPGEVFLMNPTVPDSLDGRYFGALPVTSIVARAVPLWTDEAADGRFVWRAATH
- a CDS encoding DUF736 domain-containing protein, with protein sequence MAQIGQFTRDKSGFTGRVETLFFERILTLVPAESSDAENAPDYRIRLGDADGPEIGAGWKRTGEKAGDYVSLIIDDPALPRPIRANLFQSGDDKAAWTLNWNRLPQRAERD